From Pseudorasbora parva isolate DD20220531a chromosome 14, ASM2467924v1, whole genome shotgun sequence:
ACTGGTCACAGGAAACCGTTTGATCTTCGTTTACTTATCCAACAACCCCTTCTGCAATCCTGCACATTTTGCCCTTAAGAGGACAACTTAAGGAATTGTTTGACTTCATTGCAATGCTGTGGACAATTTTGTCATCCGGCCTTCAGCACAGACATGCAACCCTTTTGTGATTGTTCCTGCTTCCAGCAGCCTTAGTTTGTGGAGGAAATATCTTTGTCTGACAATTACTGAACTGCTCCCAAGCATGACTGATTTCAGAGGAGCGCTGGGCacctttttttcttctccttACGGACTGTATTGATTTTTGCCAATGCTCATTTCATTGAGATCCAGCCATGTGAAAGACAGAGGAAAAGGGGAAAAGACAGAAGATTGAGTTCTGCTGGAAGAGTTTACTGAGAAGGCACGGACACAGGATCACGTTGCAGGCCATCTGCACTGCATTTAGGACAACAGAACCTTATCAAGTGGACAAGATCTAGGACAATGAACCGGTCAGGGCTGATCGAACCGGTCCCCACTGCGAACGGCAGCCTTAGCAGTCACTTTAGCGTGTCCCTAAACCACTCCTGCCCCTTAAGCTGGGCACAGAACAAGGCCGTGGAGGCTTGCGTCTTAGAGACTGCGGTCATCGTGTTGCTGACAGTACTCATCATCGCCGGGAATTTGACGGTGATCTTTGTGTTTCATTGTGCCCCGTTGTTACACCACTACACCACCAGCTACTTCATCCAAACTATGGCCTATGCGGATCTGTTGGTGGGGCTAAGTTGCCTGGTTCCCACCCTTTCGCTGCTTCATTACCCAGCTGGTATCCAAGAGCCACTCACCTGTCAGGTGTTCAGCTACGTCATCTCTGTGCTCAAGAGTGTTTCAATGGCTTGTTTGGCTTGCATTAGCGTGGACCGCTATCTGGCTATTACCAAACCCCTCTCCTACAACCAACTGGTAACACCCTGCCGTCTTCGCTGCTGCATCATACTCATATGGATCTACTCCTGTGCGGTGTTTCTCCCATCTTTCTTTGGCTGGGGTAAGCCGGGGTACCATGGGGATATCTTTGAATGGTGTGCCCACTCTTGGCCAACATCTGCACTCTTCACTGGCTTTGTTGTTTGCCTGCTGTACGCCCCTGCCGCCCTAGTGGTCTGTTTCACCTACTTTCACATCTTCCGCATCTGCCAGCAGCACAACCGAGAGATCAGCGAGCGacgggcacgctttcccagtcAGGAAATGGAAACTGCTGAAGGCGGCAGCAATGCAGGTCATGGGCC
This genomic window contains:
- the gpr52 gene encoding G-protein coupled receptor 52 — encoded protein: MNRSGLIEPVPTANGSLSSHFSVSLNHSCPLSWAQNKAVEACVLETAVIVLLTVLIIAGNLTVIFVFHCAPLLHHYTTSYFIQTMAYADLLVGLSCLVPTLSLLHYPAGIQEPLTCQVFSYVISVLKSVSMACLACISVDRYLAITKPLSYNQLVTPCRLRCCIILIWIYSCAVFLPSFFGWGKPGYHGDIFEWCAHSWPTSALFTGFVVCLLYAPAALVVCFTYFHIFRICQQHNREISERRARFPSQEMETAEGGSNAGHGPDRRYAMVLFRITSVFYMLWLPYIFYFLLESSHVLDSPALSFVTTWLAISNSFCNCVIYSLSNSVFRLGMRRLSQTLCSSCSFSPCTHDDKDFGEPKPRKRANSCSI